From one Halosimplex rubrum genomic stretch:
- a CDS encoding cupredoxin domain-containing protein: MHVHRFERVWLVAALGMIVLFVGTVTYGAVVAGYGMVDAEGGQVDTTDPAASEDFREPGVYEGSEPGHYDVYVETRRFAFVPGTADPIRVPANSTVTFHVASVDVLHGFEVAGTNINTMAIPGQKAVVTAEFDEPREYGLVCNEYCGEGHHDMAGTLEVVPEPEFDASTEVQ; encoded by the coding sequence ATGCACGTCCACAGGTTCGAGCGGGTCTGGCTCGTCGCCGCGCTCGGCATGATCGTCCTGTTCGTCGGGACGGTCACCTACGGCGCCGTCGTCGCGGGCTACGGGATGGTCGACGCCGAGGGCGGCCAGGTCGACACGACGGATCCGGCCGCGAGCGAGGACTTCCGCGAGCCGGGCGTCTACGAGGGGAGCGAACCCGGTCACTACGACGTGTACGTCGAGACGCGACGGTTCGCGTTCGTCCCCGGGACCGCCGATCCGATCCGGGTGCCGGCCAACAGCACCGTGACGTTCCACGTCGCCAGCGTCGACGTGCTCCACGGCTTCGAGGTCGCGGGCACGAACATCAACACGATGGCGATCCCCGGCCAGAAGGCCGTCGTCACCGCCGAGTTCGACGAGCCCCGCGAGTACGGGCTCGTCTGTAACGAGTACTGCGGCGAGGGCCACCACGACATGGCCGGGACGCTCGAAGTGGTCCCCGAGCCGGAGTTCGACGCGAGCACGGAGGTGCAGTGA
- a CDS encoding sulfurtransferase produces the protein MTGRTTRTDRSDALVSPEWVAERLPEARSDDPSLRLVEVDLNTGFYDEGHLPGAVGLDWRSDLQHDRRRDVPSARAFADLLGDHGITEGTTVVAYGDNANWFAAHFYWLLTYYGHDDAYLLDGGREHWVESDRPTTTEVPSFTARTYEPTGPFEHVRAYRDDVARAVDDRTALIDVRLPEEFDGTVVAPPGMDEFAQRGGHVPGAVNVVWSVNVAPDGRFKSRAELAALYRDRGVTPDRSVVVYCRIGERSSLTWFVLSELLDYPSVRNYDGSWTEWGNLVGVPVETGRPGSGERDG, from the coding sequence ATGACCGGACGCACGACACGAACCGATCGGTCGGACGCGCTCGTCTCCCCGGAGTGGGTCGCCGAGCGACTGCCGGAGGCGCGATCCGACGACCCGTCCTTGCGACTCGTCGAGGTGGACCTGAACACCGGGTTCTACGACGAGGGACACCTCCCGGGGGCGGTCGGGCTCGACTGGCGGTCGGACCTGCAACACGACCGACGGCGGGACGTGCCGTCGGCGCGGGCGTTCGCGGATCTCCTCGGCGACCACGGTATCACCGAAGGGACGACGGTCGTCGCCTACGGCGACAACGCCAACTGGTTCGCCGCGCACTTCTACTGGCTGTTGACCTACTACGGCCACGACGACGCGTACCTGCTCGACGGCGGGCGCGAACACTGGGTCGAGTCGGACCGACCGACAACGACCGAGGTCCCGTCGTTCACGGCCCGCACGTACGAGCCGACCGGCCCCTTCGAACACGTCCGGGCGTACCGCGACGACGTGGCGCGGGCGGTCGACGACCGGACGGCGCTGATCGACGTGCGACTGCCCGAGGAGTTCGACGGGACCGTCGTCGCACCGCCCGGGATGGACGAGTTCGCCCAGCGCGGCGGGCACGTCCCCGGCGCGGTCAACGTCGTCTGGTCGGTGAACGTCGCGCCCGACGGCCGGTTCAAATCGCGAGCCGAACTCGCGGCGCTCTACCGCGACCGCGGCGTCACCCCCGACCGGAGCGTCGTCGTCTACTGCCGCATCGGCGAGCGCTCGTCACTGACGTGGTTCGTCCTCTCCGAGCTGCTGGACTATCCCTCGGTCCGCAACTACGACGGTTCGTGGACCGAGTGGGGCAATCTGGTCGGCGTCCCCGTCGAGACCGGCCGACCCGGGTCGGGCGAGCGGGACGGCTAG
- a CDS encoding halocyanin, with protein sequence MKGLEVGTALATGTGDGSLLAATAVSGLVTVLAAGAVYFYGWRTPPEPSFEGVRREEPAEPAVAGGRGGPMYESEVAEAETESVDHDAFDPVGTAAILAVYFLVITLTWLFMYFVEFLGNGPTVVG encoded by the coding sequence ATGAAGGGTCTTGAAGTCGGCACCGCGCTCGCGACCGGAACGGGGGACGGGTCGCTCCTGGCCGCGACAGCCGTGAGCGGGCTCGTCACCGTGCTCGCGGCGGGCGCCGTGTACTTTTACGGGTGGCGGACGCCGCCGGAACCGTCGTTCGAGGGAGTGAGACGCGAAGAGCCCGCCGAGCCGGCGGTCGCCGGCGGTCGCGGCGGCCCGATGTACGAGTCCGAGGTGGCCGAGGCCGAGACCGAATCGGTCGACCACGACGCGTTCGACCCGGTCGGGACGGCGGCGATTTTGGCCGTCTACTTCCTGGTCATCACGCTAACGTGGCTGTTCATGTACTTCGTGGAGTTCCTCGGGAACGGACCGACGGTGGTGGGCTGA